A window of the Coffea arabica cultivar ET-39 unplaced genomic scaffold, Coffea Arabica ET-39 HiFi ptg000011l, whole genome shotgun sequence genome harbors these coding sequences:
- the LOC113725992 gene encoding cold-responsive protein kinase 1 isoform X6 has protein sequence MLKGKLKSGTPVAVKKLSAFSKQGVREFLTEIETISNVQHPNLVRMIGCCVHGPDRILVYEYLENKSLDNALLGRSRVVNLEWNKRTAICMGTARGLAYLHEELVPHIVHRDIKASNILLDKDFAPKIGDFGLAKLFPDDITHISTKIAGTTGYLAPEYALGGQLTMKADIYSFGVVVLEVVSGKSSSSSFWGGARKLLLEEAWQFYEEGKLLELVDPELKEFPEQEVLRYMKVALFCTQAKAHRRPLMSQVIEMLSRDIRLNEKELTPPGFFQESGGLSSLQSKEKSSEGSTSYQMSSVPVSITQVKAR, from the exons ATGCTGAAG GGAAAACTGAAGAGTGGAACTCCAGTTGCTGTGAAGAAGCTTTCTGCTTTCTCGAAGCAGGGTGTGCGTGAATTTTTGACTGAGATTGAAACTATATCAAATGTTCAACATCCAAACCTTGTTCGGATGATCGGATGCTGTGTACATGGACCTGACAGGATACTGGTCTACGAGTATTTAGAAAACAAAAGCCTTGATAATGCACTACTtg GTAGAAGTAGGGTGGTAAATCTGGAATGGAACAAAAGAACAGCTATCTGCATGGGCACTGCAAGGGGTCTTGCATATCTTCATGAAGAACTTGTGCCACACATAGTGCACCGAGACATTAAAGCTAGTAATATACTTCTTGACAAGGACTTTGCACCAAAAATTGGAGATTTTGGGTTGGCTAAACTTTTTCCAGATGACATAACCCACATCAGCACAAAAATAGCAGGGACAAC AGGTTACCTAGCGCCTGAATATGCATTAGGTGGTCAACTAACAATGAAGGCTGACATTTACAGCTTTGGTGTGGTAGTACTTGAAGTTGTAAGCGGTAAGAGCAGTTCAAGTTCATTCTGGGGAGGGGCACGGAAATTACTTCTGGAAGAG GCATGGCAATTCTACGAAGAAGGGAAGTTGTTGGAGTTAGTTGATCCAGAACTGAAGGAGTTTCCTGAGCAAGAGGTCCTTAGGTATATGAAGGTAGCCCTTTTCTGCACACAAGCTAAAGCGCATCGAAGGCCGTTGATGAGCCAGGTTATAGAGATGCTCTCGAGAGACATCCGGCTTAATGAGAAGGAACTTACACCCCCAGGTTTCTTCCAAGAATCAGGTGGGCTTAGTAGCTTACAGTCAAAAGAGAAGTCGTCTGAAGGCTCTACTAGCTATCAGATGAGCTCTGTTCCTGTCAGTATCACTCAGGTCAAAGCTAGATGA
- the LOC113725992 gene encoding cold-responsive protein kinase 1 isoform X2, translating into MGCCCFGASSTKQNRANYYSRPDTGDAEGILLGKTKNFSINELNAATDNFHQSNKIGRGGFGTVYKGKLKSGTPVAVKKLSAFSKQGVREFLTEIETISNVQHPNLVRMIGCCVHGPDRILVYEYLENKSLDNALLGRSRVVNLEWNKRTAICMGTARGLAYLHEELVPHIVHRDIKASNILLDKDFAPKIGDFGLAKLFPDDITHISTKIAGTTGYLAPEYALGGQLTMKADIYSFGVVVLEVVSGKSSSSSFWGGARKLLLEEAWQFYEEGKLLELVDPELKEFPEQEVLRYMKVALFCTQAKAHRRPLMSQVIEMLSRDIRLNEKELTPPGFFQESGGLSSLQSKEKSSEGSTSYQMSSVPVSITQVKAR; encoded by the exons ATGGGTTGTTGCTGCTTTGGTGCCTCTAGTACCAAGCAGAATAGGGCTAACTATTATTCTCGTCCAGACACAGGTGATGCTGAAG GGATTTTACTTGGTAAGACAAAGAACTTCTCAATCAATGAATTAAATGCAGCAACAGATAACTTTCATCAAAGCAATAAGATAGGGCGAGGAGGATTTGGGACAGTTTACAAG GGAAAACTGAAGAGTGGAACTCCAGTTGCTGTGAAGAAGCTTTCTGCTTTCTCGAAGCAGGGTGTGCGTGAATTTTTGACTGAGATTGAAACTATATCAAATGTTCAACATCCAAACCTTGTTCGGATGATCGGATGCTGTGTACATGGACCTGACAGGATACTGGTCTACGAGTATTTAGAAAACAAAAGCCTTGATAATGCACTACTtg GTAGAAGTAGGGTGGTAAATCTGGAATGGAACAAAAGAACAGCTATCTGCATGGGCACTGCAAGGGGTCTTGCATATCTTCATGAAGAACTTGTGCCACACATAGTGCACCGAGACATTAAAGCTAGTAATATACTTCTTGACAAGGACTTTGCACCAAAAATTGGAGATTTTGGGTTGGCTAAACTTTTTCCAGATGACATAACCCACATCAGCACAAAAATAGCAGGGACAAC AGGTTACCTAGCGCCTGAATATGCATTAGGTGGTCAACTAACAATGAAGGCTGACATTTACAGCTTTGGTGTGGTAGTACTTGAAGTTGTAAGCGGTAAGAGCAGTTCAAGTTCATTCTGGGGAGGGGCACGGAAATTACTTCTGGAAGAG GCATGGCAATTCTACGAAGAAGGGAAGTTGTTGGAGTTAGTTGATCCAGAACTGAAGGAGTTTCCTGAGCAAGAGGTCCTTAGGTATATGAAGGTAGCCCTTTTCTGCACACAAGCTAAAGCGCATCGAAGGCCGTTGATGAGCCAGGTTATAGAGATGCTCTCGAGAGACATCCGGCTTAATGAGAAGGAACTTACACCCCCAGGTTTCTTCCAAGAATCAGGTGGGCTTAGTAGCTTACAGTCAAAAGAGAAGTCGTCTGAAGGCTCTACTAGCTATCAGATGAGCTCTGTTCCTGTCAGTATCACTCAGGTCAAAGCTAGATGA
- the LOC113725992 gene encoding cold-responsive protein kinase 1 isoform X3 translates to MGCCCFGASSTKQNRANYYSRPDTGDAEGILLGKTKNFSINELNAATDNFHQSNKIGRGGFGTVYKVFAVSQGKLKSGTPVAVKKLSAFSKQGVREFLTEIETISNVQHPNLVRMIGCCVHGPDRILVYEYLENKSLDNALLGRSRVVNLEWNKRTAICMGTARGLAYLHEELVPHIVHRDIKASNILLDKDFAPKIGDFGLAKLFPDDITHISTKIAGTTGYLAPEYALGGQLTMKADIYSFGVVVLEVVSGKSSSSSFWGGARKLLLEEAWQFYEEGKLLELVDPELKEFPEQEVLRYMKVALFCTQAKAHRRPLMSQVIEMLSRDIRLNEKELTPPGFFQESDGDTK, encoded by the exons ATGGGTTGTTGCTGCTTTGGTGCCTCTAGTACCAAGCAGAATAGGGCTAACTATTATTCTCGTCCAGACACAGGTGATGCTGAAG GGATTTTACTTGGTAAGACAAAGAACTTCTCAATCAATGAATTAAATGCAGCAACAGATAACTTTCATCAAAGCAATAAGATAGGGCGAGGAGGATTTGGGACAGTTTACAAGGTATTTGCAGTTTCTCAG GGAAAACTGAAGAGTGGAACTCCAGTTGCTGTGAAGAAGCTTTCTGCTTTCTCGAAGCAGGGTGTGCGTGAATTTTTGACTGAGATTGAAACTATATCAAATGTTCAACATCCAAACCTTGTTCGGATGATCGGATGCTGTGTACATGGACCTGACAGGATACTGGTCTACGAGTATTTAGAAAACAAAAGCCTTGATAATGCACTACTtg GTAGAAGTAGGGTGGTAAATCTGGAATGGAACAAAAGAACAGCTATCTGCATGGGCACTGCAAGGGGTCTTGCATATCTTCATGAAGAACTTGTGCCACACATAGTGCACCGAGACATTAAAGCTAGTAATATACTTCTTGACAAGGACTTTGCACCAAAAATTGGAGATTTTGGGTTGGCTAAACTTTTTCCAGATGACATAACCCACATCAGCACAAAAATAGCAGGGACAAC AGGTTACCTAGCGCCTGAATATGCATTAGGTGGTCAACTAACAATGAAGGCTGACATTTACAGCTTTGGTGTGGTAGTACTTGAAGTTGTAAGCGGTAAGAGCAGTTCAAGTTCATTCTGGGGAGGGGCACGGAAATTACTTCTGGAAGAG GCATGGCAATTCTACGAAGAAGGGAAGTTGTTGGAGTTAGTTGATCCAGAACTGAAGGAGTTTCCTGAGCAAGAGGTCCTTAGGTATATGAAGGTAGCCCTTTTCTGCACACAAGCTAAAGCGCATCGAAGGCCGTTGATGAGCCAGGTTATAGAGATGCTCTCGAGAGACATCCGGCTTAATGAGAAGGAACTTACACCCCCAGGTTTCTTCCAAGAATCAG ATGGGgacacaaaataa
- the LOC113725994 gene encoding clathrin light chain 2 yields the protein MASFDTFSIDGEEQATTRQFEDGGYGGYDSYTAFSSADTPPYQSGGGGGFPAGYEEEEVTVEHVSHSVNSSDPFGFEADQEAAPFEGPGAPIPNGNGRPYDLGEDTEGIFRSDGPVLPPPTEMQEEGFALREWRRLNAIRLEEKEKREKEIRNQIILEGEEYKQAFYEKRKVNIETNKNNNREKEKLCLASQEKFHKEVDKHYWKAIGELIPHEVPNIEKRRGKKEQEKKPSITVIQGPKPGKPTDLSRMRQILVKLKHNPPPHMMPPPPAPSKDDKAGKDAKDGKNAKAKTGKDAEANAKGSAVGEAAAALTKEKEPVANGSAPTSAEETEAVASEQPAN from the exons atggctTCTTTTGATACATTTAGCATCGACGGTGAGGAGCAGGCGACGACACGTCAGTTCGAAGACGGAGGTTACGGTGGGTACGACTCTTACACGGCGTTTTCCTCCGCCGATACTCCGCCGTACCAAAGCGGCGGCGGGGGAGGATTTCCAGCTGGATACGAAGAAGAGGAAGTGACGGTGGAACACGTCTCCCACTCTGTCAACAGTTCGGATCCGTTCGGATTCGAGGCGGATCAGGAAGCTGCACCGTTTGAGGGGCCGGGGGCTCCAATTCCGAATGGAAATGGGAGGCCTTATGATCTCGGGGAGGATACGGAGGGGATTTTTAGATCCGATGGACCTGTGCTGCCACCGCCTACTGAAATGCAAGAAGAAGGCTTTGCTCTCCGGGAATGGCGGAG GTTGAATGCTATTCGACTTGAGGAGAAGGAGAAGAGGGAAAAGGAGATAAGGAACCAAATTATTCTAGAAGGTGAAGAGTACAAGCAGGCTTTTtatgagaaaagaaaggttAATATTGAGACCAACAAGAACAACAACAGAGAGAAAGAGAAG TTGTGCTTGGCAAGTCAAGAGAAATTTCACAAGGAGGTTGATAAGCACTATTGGAAAGCCATAGGAGAATTGATTCCGCATGAGGTCCCGAATATTGAGAAAAGGAGAGGGAAGAAGGAACAAGAGAAGAAGCCATCAATCACCGTCATCCAAGGACCCAAACCAGGCAAACCCACCGATCTTTCAAGGATGCGCCAAATACTAGTGAAGCTCAAGCACAATCCCCCACCTCACATGATGCCGCCTCCGCCTGCTCCTTCCAAGGATGATAAAGCTGGGAAGGATGCAAAGGATGGGAAAAATGCAAAGGCCAAGACTGGAAAAGACGCTGAAGCTAATGCCAAGGGATCTGCAGTCGGTGAGGCAGCTGCCGCCCTCACTAAAGAAAAAGAACCAGTTGCTAATGGCTCTGCTCCCACATCTGCTGAAGAGACTGAAGCTGTGGCCAGTGAGCAGCCTGCGAATTAA
- the LOC113725992 gene encoding cold-responsive protein kinase 1 isoform X4 — MGCCCFGASSTKQNRANYYSRPDTGDAEGILLGKTKNFSINELNAATDNFHQSNKIGRGGFGTVYKVFAVSQGKLKSGTPVAVKKLSAFSKQGVREFLTEIETISNVQHPNLVRMIGCCVHGPDRILVYEYLENKSLDNALLGRSRVVNLEWNKRTAICMGTARGLAYLHEELVPHIVHRDIKASNILLDKDFAPKIGDFGLAKLFPDDITHISTKIAGTTGYLAPEYALGGQLTMKADIYSFGVVVLEVVSGKSSSSSFWGGARKLLLEEAWQFYEEGKLLELVDPELKEFPEQEVLRYMKVALFCTQAKAHRRPLMSQVIEMLSRDIRLNEKELTPPGFFQESVAAII; from the exons ATGGGTTGTTGCTGCTTTGGTGCCTCTAGTACCAAGCAGAATAGGGCTAACTATTATTCTCGTCCAGACACAGGTGATGCTGAAG GGATTTTACTTGGTAAGACAAAGAACTTCTCAATCAATGAATTAAATGCAGCAACAGATAACTTTCATCAAAGCAATAAGATAGGGCGAGGAGGATTTGGGACAGTTTACAAGGTATTTGCAGTTTCTCAG GGAAAACTGAAGAGTGGAACTCCAGTTGCTGTGAAGAAGCTTTCTGCTTTCTCGAAGCAGGGTGTGCGTGAATTTTTGACTGAGATTGAAACTATATCAAATGTTCAACATCCAAACCTTGTTCGGATGATCGGATGCTGTGTACATGGACCTGACAGGATACTGGTCTACGAGTATTTAGAAAACAAAAGCCTTGATAATGCACTACTtg GTAGAAGTAGGGTGGTAAATCTGGAATGGAACAAAAGAACAGCTATCTGCATGGGCACTGCAAGGGGTCTTGCATATCTTCATGAAGAACTTGTGCCACACATAGTGCACCGAGACATTAAAGCTAGTAATATACTTCTTGACAAGGACTTTGCACCAAAAATTGGAGATTTTGGGTTGGCTAAACTTTTTCCAGATGACATAACCCACATCAGCACAAAAATAGCAGGGACAAC AGGTTACCTAGCGCCTGAATATGCATTAGGTGGTCAACTAACAATGAAGGCTGACATTTACAGCTTTGGTGTGGTAGTACTTGAAGTTGTAAGCGGTAAGAGCAGTTCAAGTTCATTCTGGGGAGGGGCACGGAAATTACTTCTGGAAGAG GCATGGCAATTCTACGAAGAAGGGAAGTTGTTGGAGTTAGTTGATCCAGAACTGAAGGAGTTTCCTGAGCAAGAGGTCCTTAGGTATATGAAGGTAGCCCTTTTCTGCACACAAGCTAAAGCGCATCGAAGGCCGTTGATGAGCCAGGTTATAGAGATGCTCTCGAGAGACATCCGGCTTAATGAGAAGGAACTTACACCCCCAGGTTTCTTCCAAGAATCAG TTGCTGCTATAATCTAA
- the LOC113725992 gene encoding cold-responsive protein kinase 1 isoform X5 gives MGCCCFGASSTKQNRANYYSRPDTGDAEGILLGKTKNFSINELNAATDNFHQSNKIGRGGFGTVYKGKLKSGTPVAVKKLSAFSKQGVREFLTEIETISNVQHPNLVRMIGCCVHGPDRILVYEYLENKSLDNALLGRSRVVNLEWNKRTAICMGTARGLAYLHEELVPHIVHRDIKASNILLDKDFAPKIGDFGLAKLFPDDITHISTKIAGTTGYLAPEYALGGQLTMKADIYSFGVVVLEVVSGKSSSSSFWGGARKLLLEEAWQFYEEGKLLELVDPELKEFPEQEVLRYMKVALFCTQAKAHRRPLMSQVIEMLSRDIRLNEKELTPPGFFQESDGDTK, from the exons ATGGGTTGTTGCTGCTTTGGTGCCTCTAGTACCAAGCAGAATAGGGCTAACTATTATTCTCGTCCAGACACAGGTGATGCTGAAG GGATTTTACTTGGTAAGACAAAGAACTTCTCAATCAATGAATTAAATGCAGCAACAGATAACTTTCATCAAAGCAATAAGATAGGGCGAGGAGGATTTGGGACAGTTTACAAG GGAAAACTGAAGAGTGGAACTCCAGTTGCTGTGAAGAAGCTTTCTGCTTTCTCGAAGCAGGGTGTGCGTGAATTTTTGACTGAGATTGAAACTATATCAAATGTTCAACATCCAAACCTTGTTCGGATGATCGGATGCTGTGTACATGGACCTGACAGGATACTGGTCTACGAGTATTTAGAAAACAAAAGCCTTGATAATGCACTACTtg GTAGAAGTAGGGTGGTAAATCTGGAATGGAACAAAAGAACAGCTATCTGCATGGGCACTGCAAGGGGTCTTGCATATCTTCATGAAGAACTTGTGCCACACATAGTGCACCGAGACATTAAAGCTAGTAATATACTTCTTGACAAGGACTTTGCACCAAAAATTGGAGATTTTGGGTTGGCTAAACTTTTTCCAGATGACATAACCCACATCAGCACAAAAATAGCAGGGACAAC AGGTTACCTAGCGCCTGAATATGCATTAGGTGGTCAACTAACAATGAAGGCTGACATTTACAGCTTTGGTGTGGTAGTACTTGAAGTTGTAAGCGGTAAGAGCAGTTCAAGTTCATTCTGGGGAGGGGCACGGAAATTACTTCTGGAAGAG GCATGGCAATTCTACGAAGAAGGGAAGTTGTTGGAGTTAGTTGATCCAGAACTGAAGGAGTTTCCTGAGCAAGAGGTCCTTAGGTATATGAAGGTAGCCCTTTTCTGCACACAAGCTAAAGCGCATCGAAGGCCGTTGATGAGCCAGGTTATAGAGATGCTCTCGAGAGACATCCGGCTTAATGAGAAGGAACTTACACCCCCAGGTTTCTTCCAAGAATCAG ATGGGgacacaaaataa
- the LOC113725992 gene encoding cold-responsive protein kinase 1 isoform X1 has product MGCCCFGASSTKQNRANYYSRPDTGDAEGILLGKTKNFSINELNAATDNFHQSNKIGRGGFGTVYKVFAVSQGKLKSGTPVAVKKLSAFSKQGVREFLTEIETISNVQHPNLVRMIGCCVHGPDRILVYEYLENKSLDNALLGRSRVVNLEWNKRTAICMGTARGLAYLHEELVPHIVHRDIKASNILLDKDFAPKIGDFGLAKLFPDDITHISTKIAGTTGYLAPEYALGGQLTMKADIYSFGVVVLEVVSGKSSSSSFWGGARKLLLEEAWQFYEEGKLLELVDPELKEFPEQEVLRYMKVALFCTQAKAHRRPLMSQVIEMLSRDIRLNEKELTPPGFFQESGGLSSLQSKEKSSEGSTSYQMSSVPVSITQVKAR; this is encoded by the exons ATGGGTTGTTGCTGCTTTGGTGCCTCTAGTACCAAGCAGAATAGGGCTAACTATTATTCTCGTCCAGACACAGGTGATGCTGAAG GGATTTTACTTGGTAAGACAAAGAACTTCTCAATCAATGAATTAAATGCAGCAACAGATAACTTTCATCAAAGCAATAAGATAGGGCGAGGAGGATTTGGGACAGTTTACAAGGTATTTGCAGTTTCTCAG GGAAAACTGAAGAGTGGAACTCCAGTTGCTGTGAAGAAGCTTTCTGCTTTCTCGAAGCAGGGTGTGCGTGAATTTTTGACTGAGATTGAAACTATATCAAATGTTCAACATCCAAACCTTGTTCGGATGATCGGATGCTGTGTACATGGACCTGACAGGATACTGGTCTACGAGTATTTAGAAAACAAAAGCCTTGATAATGCACTACTtg GTAGAAGTAGGGTGGTAAATCTGGAATGGAACAAAAGAACAGCTATCTGCATGGGCACTGCAAGGGGTCTTGCATATCTTCATGAAGAACTTGTGCCACACATAGTGCACCGAGACATTAAAGCTAGTAATATACTTCTTGACAAGGACTTTGCACCAAAAATTGGAGATTTTGGGTTGGCTAAACTTTTTCCAGATGACATAACCCACATCAGCACAAAAATAGCAGGGACAAC AGGTTACCTAGCGCCTGAATATGCATTAGGTGGTCAACTAACAATGAAGGCTGACATTTACAGCTTTGGTGTGGTAGTACTTGAAGTTGTAAGCGGTAAGAGCAGTTCAAGTTCATTCTGGGGAGGGGCACGGAAATTACTTCTGGAAGAG GCATGGCAATTCTACGAAGAAGGGAAGTTGTTGGAGTTAGTTGATCCAGAACTGAAGGAGTTTCCTGAGCAAGAGGTCCTTAGGTATATGAAGGTAGCCCTTTTCTGCACACAAGCTAAAGCGCATCGAAGGCCGTTGATGAGCCAGGTTATAGAGATGCTCTCGAGAGACATCCGGCTTAATGAGAAGGAACTTACACCCCCAGGTTTCTTCCAAGAATCAGGTGGGCTTAGTAGCTTACAGTCAAAAGAGAAGTCGTCTGAAGGCTCTACTAGCTATCAGATGAGCTCTGTTCCTGTCAGTATCACTCAGGTCAAAGCTAGATGA